One genomic region from Acidobacteriota bacterium encodes:
- a CDS encoding NAD(P)-binding protein, whose product MSQKDDAKSWKALFPPMALSYESTLVNKTGSWKYIKPLYQDKTPPCNEGCPAGEDIEGYMYLISKGKIKEAWELLRKDNPFPAVCGRVCFHPCEMACNRKDFDEALSINQAERYLGDFGLEKGKAAKIKEKRNERVAIIGSGPAGLSCAYHLAVMGYRVTVFEALPMAGGILMVGIPQYRLPKDVLQKEIKLIEDMGVEIKTGMRVGKEIGFSELERFDATFIATGVHVSRKIGAKNEDVKGVLSGLDFLKELNLGKKPKVGKKVAIIGGGNTAMDAARSVLRMGSTPVVVYRRTRAEMPAIEDEIEEAEREGIEFIFLAAPIEVHTKGDKIVDMECIRMRLGEPDESGRRKPEPIKGSNFKVKVDNVISAIGEKADLSFLPEDIKVEDGVIVTDESLMTTRKGIFAGGDVIDQPHTVVDAIGSGKKAAIEIDRYIRNIDVDLEKFRIGEVGNISMERYLGQETVEKANHLNMVVRIDDLNLDYFEHQPRREKPRMPVEKAKKSFAEVNTGFSEEMVRKEASRCFNCAVCNECEICLIFCPDVAIIRKNEGKGFEFKYDYCKGCGICVHECPRNAMSMTREDL is encoded by the coding sequence ATGTCTCAGAAAGATGATGCAAAGAGCTGGAAGGCGTTGTTTCCTCCGATGGCGTTATCATACGAATCGACTCTCGTCAACAAGACCGGAAGCTGGAAGTACATTAAACCGCTCTATCAGGATAAGACGCCGCCATGCAACGAAGGATGCCCGGCTGGAGAGGATATCGAAGGTTACATGTACCTCATTTCAAAGGGAAAGATAAAGGAGGCATGGGAGCTTTTGAGAAAGGATAATCCTTTCCCGGCCGTATGCGGGAGAGTATGTTTCCATCCCTGCGAGATGGCCTGCAACCGGAAAGATTTCGATGAAGCACTCTCCATCAACCAAGCTGAGAGATATCTTGGAGATTTCGGCCTTGAGAAGGGAAAGGCTGCGAAAATAAAAGAGAAGAGAAATGAGCGGGTAGCGATTATAGGTTCTGGTCCTGCAGGCCTTTCCTGTGCCTACCATCTGGCCGTTATGGGATACAGGGTCACGGTCTTCGAGGCTCTTCCGATGGCGGGAGGCATTCTGATGGTCGGCATTCCGCAGTACCGGCTCCCCAAGGATGTCCTTCAGAAAGAGATAAAACTCATCGAGGATATGGGAGTCGAGATCAAGACGGGCATGAGAGTTGGGAAAGAGATCGGTTTTTCCGAACTCGAGAGGTTCGATGCAACCTTCATCGCAACAGGTGTTCATGTGAGCAGGAAGATAGGCGCAAAGAACGAGGATGTCAAAGGCGTTCTCTCAGGGCTTGATTTCCTCAAAGAGCTTAACCTGGGCAAGAAACCGAAGGTCGGGAAGAAAGTGGCAATCATCGGCGGCGGCAACACGGCCATGGATGCCGCAAGGTCCGTCCTGAGAATGGGCAGCACACCTGTCGTCGTCTATCGAAGGACGAGGGCGGAGATGCCTGCCATCGAGGATGAGATAGAAGAGGCGGAAAGGGAGGGGATAGAATTCATCTTTCTCGCGGCACCCATAGAGGTCCATACGAAAGGGGATAAGATCGTCGATATGGAATGCATAAGAATGAGGCTCGGGGAGCCCGATGAGTCTGGCAGAAGAAAACCGGAACCGATTAAGGGCTCCAACTTCAAGGTCAAGGTGGATAATGTCATCTCGGCTATCGGAGAGAAAGCCGATCTATCGTTCCTCCCGGAAGATATAAAAGTCGAGGACGGGGTCATCGTGACAGATGAGAGCTTGATGACCACGAGGAAGGGGATCTTTGCCGGCGGTGACGTCATAGATCAACCTCATACGGTCGTGGATGCAATAGGCTCGGGGAAAAAAGCGGCCATTGAGATCGACAGATACATAAGGAATATCGATGTCGATCTGGAGAAATTCCGGATCGGGGAGGTGGGTAACATTTCAATGGAGAGATATCTCGGTCAGGAAACTGTGGAGAAGGCAAACCACCTCAACATGGTTGTTCGCATCGATGATCTCAATCTCGACTATTTCGAACATCAGCCCCGGCGTGAGAAGCCGAGGATGCCGGTGGAAAAGGCTAAGAAAAGCTTTGCGGAGGTCAACACCGGGTTCAGCGAGGAGATGGTCAGAAAGGAAGCTTCCCGGTGTTTCAACTGTGCAGTTTGTAACGAGTGCGAGATCTGCCTGATCTTCTGTCCGGACGTTGCCATTATCAGGAAGAATGAAGGGAAAGGTTTTGAATTCAAGTACGATTACTGCAAAGGGTGCGGGATCTGCGTCCATGAATGCCCGAGGAATGCGATGTCGATGACGAGGGAGGATTTATGA
- the porA gene encoding pyruvate ferredoxin oxidoreductase, producing MKKVIMGNHAVSFGAMLSKAEVIAAYPITPQTQIVEELSEMCADGRLNAKFIKVESEHSAMACCIGASAVGARAFTATSSQGLALMHELLHYAAGARLPIVMANINRAMAPAWNIWSDQTDSLSQRDTGWLQFYCESNQEVLDTVIQAFKISEKLLLPSMVILDAFFLSHTYEPVDIPDQAIVDAFLPPWKAEYTLDINNPRAFGALAKPDSYMEMRFDMHRAMEIGKSLAREIDEEFGNVFGRRWGIIEPYRLDQAEIVLVSSGTMASTTRVVVDSLREKGENVGMLKIKMFRPFPAEDVAELLRGRIKVAVMDRNFSFGGGGIWAQEIKSVIYNVEASIRPVVFGYITGLGGRDVKPDVMEEIYFRTKGSDFPESDSIWIGVQL from the coding sequence ATGAAGAAAGTCATCATGGGAAATCATGCCGTTTCATTCGGCGCCATGCTCTCCAAGGCCGAGGTTATCGCTGCCTATCCCATCACCCCTCAGACCCAGATCGTCGAGGAGCTCTCCGAGATGTGTGCCGATGGGCGGTTAAATGCAAAGTTTATCAAGGTTGAATCAGAACATTCAGCCATGGCCTGCTGCATAGGGGCTTCTGCCGTTGGGGCGAGGGCATTCACGGCGACCTCCTCCCAGGGTCTTGCTCTCATGCACGAACTCCTGCATTACGCCGCTGGAGCCAGGCTGCCCATCGTGATGGCTAACATAAACCGCGCCATGGCTCCTGCCTGGAACATATGGTCGGATCAGACGGACTCCCTCTCACAGAGGGATACAGGGTGGCTGCAGTTTTACTGCGAGAGCAATCAGGAGGTCCTCGATACCGTTATTCAGGCATTCAAAATTTCCGAGAAGCTTCTCCTTCCCTCAATGGTCATCCTTGATGCCTTCTTCCTATCACACACTTACGAGCCTGTGGACATACCGGATCAGGCAATAGTCGATGCTTTCCTCCCTCCCTGGAAGGCAGAATATACCCTTGACATCAACAATCCAAGAGCGTTCGGAGCCTTGGCCAAGCCTGACTCCTATATGGAGATGAGATTCGATATGCACCGTGCCATGGAGATAGGAAAATCATTAGCGAGGGAAATCGATGAAGAGTTCGGCAATGTCTTTGGCAGGAGGTGGGGCATCATCGAACCGTACAGACTGGATCAGGCCGAAATTGTCCTGGTCTCATCGGGAACTATGGCAAGCACTACTAGAGTGGTCGTTGATTCTCTGAGGGAAAAAGGGGAGAACGTGGGGATGTTGAAGATAAAGATGTTCCGCCCCTTCCCGGCCGAAGATGTTGCAGAGTTATTACGTGGAAGAATAAAAGTGGCCGTGATGGACAGAAACTTTTCCTTTGGAGGCGGAGGCATCTGGGCTCAGGAGATCAAATCGGTTATATACAATGTGGAGGCTTCAATAAGACCTGTAGTCTTTGGTTACATCACAGGGCTGGGAGGAAGGGATGTGAAGCCCGATGTCATGGAAGAGATATACTTCAGGACAAAAGGATCTGATTTTCCGGAATCGGATTCCATCTGGATTGGAGTACAACTATGA